One genomic window of Anaerolineae bacterium includes the following:
- a CDS encoding AAC(3) family N-acetyltransferase — MSEAAVIARTGSRPVTVDTLVEDLAALGLQQGMVVLVHSSLSSLGWVCGGPVAVIRALETILEPAGTLVMPAHSGDLSDPALWVNPPVPREWWEMIRQSMPAFDPDLTPTRGMGVIAECFRKMPGVLRSYHPQVSFAARGRYAAMITASHSLAYGLGEGSPLARIYDLDGWVLLLGVGHGNNTSLHLAEYRASYPGKKTIVQGAPIIDNSVRRWAGIPDLDLDCGDFEQLGEAFNATGQVRQGTVGCGRALLMRQRPLVDFAVRWMEENRQPPATDQQ, encoded by the coding sequence GTGAGCGAAGCAGCAGTCATTGCCCGCACCGGCAGCCGACCGGTCACCGTCGATACCCTGGTTGAAGACCTTGCCGCTCTGGGCCTCCAGCAGGGCATGGTCGTACTGGTGCATAGCTCCCTCAGCAGTCTGGGCTGGGTTTGTGGCGGGCCGGTAGCCGTCATCCGCGCCCTTGAGACCATCCTGGAGCCAGCAGGAACACTCGTCATGCCGGCTCATTCCGGCGATCTGTCCGATCCAGCGCTGTGGGTCAACCCGCCTGTCCCCCGCGAATGGTGGGAAATGATCCGCCAATCCATGCCAGCCTTTGACCCTGATCTCACGCCAACACGAGGCATGGGCGTGATCGCTGAATGCTTTCGTAAAATGCCTGGTGTGCTGCGTAGTTATCATCCGCAAGTCTCATTTGCCGCGCGTGGTCGGTACGCTGCAATGATCACCGCCAGCCATAGCCTGGCTTACGGCCTGGGCGAAGGATCACCGCTGGCGCGGATCTATGACCTGGATGGCTGGGTGCTGTTGCTGGGTGTCGGCCATGGCAACAACACATCGCTACACCTGGCCGAGTACCGGGCCAGCTACCCCGGCAAGAAGACCATTGTGCAGGGCGCGCCCATCATAGATAACAGCGTGCGTCGCTGGGCGGGGATCCCCGATCTCGATCTGGACTGCGGTGACTTCGAGCAACTGGGAGAAGCCTTTAACGCCACTGGCCAGGTTCGGCAGGGGACGGTGGGCTGTGGCCGGGCCCTGCTCATGCGGCAACGCCCGCTGGTGGACTTCGCTGTCCGGTGGATGGAAGAAAATCGGCAGCCACCGGCAACCGATCAGCAGTAG
- a CDS encoding DUF84 family protein, with protein sequence MHNGIRIAIGSLNPVKRAAAQDVLAELFPGASFTAVDAPSGVSVQPWGEEETRTGALHRARAALEQTGADLAIGFEGGLIETELGLMTCAWCTVISRDGRLGVGGGSHMLLPPAVSELLATGMELGSVMDTLTGQRNTKHDLGAIGILTAGLESRQSAYAHILRLALAPFLSPAYYSREQS encoded by the coding sequence ATGCACAATGGGATTCGAATTGCCATCGGCTCACTTAATCCGGTCAAGCGCGCGGCGGCGCAGGATGTGCTGGCGGAGCTATTCCCCGGCGCCAGCTTCACGGCTGTTGACGCACCTTCCGGTGTCTCCGTGCAGCCCTGGGGTGAGGAAGAAACCCGCACCGGCGCGCTGCACCGGGCGCGCGCCGCCCTAGAACAGACTGGCGCTGACCTTGCCATCGGTTTTGAAGGCGGCCTGATTGAGACCGAATTGGGGCTGATGACCTGCGCCTGGTGCACCGTGATCAGCAGGGATGGGCGGCTTGGCGTCGGCGGCGGTTCGCACATGTTGCTGCCGCCAGCAGTCAGCGAATTACTGGCAACCGGCATGGAACTGGGTTCAGTGATGGATACTCTGACCGGTCAGCGCAACACCAAGCATGACCTGGGGGCGATCGGCATCCTGACCGCCGGTCTGGAATCCCGGCAGAGCGCCTATGCCCATATTCTGCGCTTGGCGCTGGCTCCATTCCTCAGCCCGGCGTACTACAGCAGGGAGCAGTCGTGA
- a CDS encoding fibronectin-binding domain-containing protein yields MYFDVFTINALVDELTDRIAGGRVQKVIDLSESAVGLEVYAHHERHYLILDATPARPYALVSGEKLRRGLPHPTQLGLLLRRYVEGGIIEAISQPAWERMFTLHVDSPEGVSEVIFEGIERRANILLVQEGVILDCIRRVGAAENRVRVSLPGRDYVPPPRQTGRIQPDMVTLGDLEDCLEADPGEPAWRALTGRLLGISPLLAREIIFRAAGEPNARAGDTSARAVALALQDVLAPLLQRDWHPGCLIDQAGRVVACAPRPLTYRDSWQPAASMSEALVAYYGAPVGEEAYEEAKRPVREQLEEAIARVSHKAEAMRRSLRDQSELDALRQAGELLLAYQYTIPPGATTFAAQYDPDGPPITIALDPALSALENARQYFARYDKAKRALADVPERLAAAEQELAFLRQLETDLVLAASWPEIDEVRDALERDGYWRGPRQAHPQGGKPAPLRVETPEGLTIWVGRNARQNEQVTFGKGGPEDLWLHARGVPGAHVIIRSEGRTVPDAVIRRAAELAAYYSAARAEGRVLVDVTLRKYVRKIKGGKPGMVTYRHETAREVTPRGLENET; encoded by the coding sequence ATGTACTTCGACGTATTCACCATCAACGCCCTGGTGGACGAACTGACTGATCGGATTGCCGGTGGACGGGTGCAAAAAGTCATTGACTTGAGCGAGAGCGCAGTGGGCCTGGAAGTTTACGCCCACCACGAACGGCACTACCTGATTCTGGATGCCACACCTGCCCGGCCTTATGCGCTGGTCAGCGGGGAGAAACTGCGTCGTGGCCTGCCACACCCCACCCAGCTTGGCCTGTTGCTGCGGCGGTACGTCGAAGGCGGGATCATCGAGGCGATCAGCCAGCCGGCCTGGGAACGCATGTTCACGCTGCATGTTGACAGCCCGGAGGGCGTCAGCGAGGTGATCTTCGAGGGGATCGAGCGCCGGGCGAACATCCTGCTGGTGCAGGAAGGCGTGATTCTGGACTGTATCCGCCGGGTAGGGGCGGCAGAGAACCGGGTGCGGGTGAGCCTGCCGGGGCGCGATTATGTGCCGCCGCCCAGGCAGACGGGCAGGATTCAGCCCGATATGGTGACTCTGGGTGATCTGGAAGACTGCCTGGAAGCCGATCCCGGCGAGCCGGCCTGGCGGGCGCTGACGGGACGGTTGCTGGGTATCAGCCCACTGCTGGCGCGGGAGATCATCTTCCGGGCGGCGGGCGAGCCTAACGCCAGAGCCGGCGATACCAGCGCGCGGGCAGTAGCTCTGGCGTTACAGGATGTCCTGGCGCCTCTGTTGCAGCGCGACTGGCACCCTGGCTGTCTTATTGATCAGGCTGGCCGGGTTGTTGCCTGCGCGCCCAGGCCATTGACTTACCGGGATAGCTGGCAACCGGCGGCGTCGATGAGCGAGGCGCTTGTGGCCTATTATGGCGCACCGGTCGGCGAGGAAGCCTATGAGGAAGCCAAGCGGCCAGTCCGCGAACAGCTTGAAGAGGCGATAGCGCGGGTCAGCCACAAGGCGGAGGCGATGCGCCGGTCGCTTAGGGACCAGAGTGAACTGGACGCCCTGCGTCAGGCCGGGGAACTGCTACTGGCTTACCAGTATACCATCCCACCGGGAGCGACCACCTTTGCCGCCCAGTACGATCCAGATGGCCCGCCGATCACTATTGCGCTCGACCCGGCGCTTTCTGCCCTGGAGAACGCCAGGCAGTACTTTGCCCGCTATGATAAAGCCAAGCGTGCCCTGGCTGATGTCCCGGAGCGGCTGGCCGCTGCCGAGCAGGAGTTGGCCTTCCTCCGCCAGCTGGAGACCGACCTGGTGCTGGCGGCAAGCTGGCCGGAGATCGACGAAGTGCGCGATGCGCTGGAGCGCGACGGCTACTGGCGTGGGCCGCGCCAGGCGCACCCGCAGGGCGGCAAGCCCGCGCCGCTGCGGGTGGAGACGCCGGAAGGCTTGACGATCTGGGTAGGGCGCAACGCTCGCCAGAACGAGCAGGTCACGTTTGGCAAAGGCGGCCCGGAAGACCTCTGGCTGCATGCACGCGGCGTGCCGGGCGCCCACGTGATCATCCGCTCGGAGGGGCGCACAGTGCCGGATGCGGTGATCCGGCGGGCAGCGGAACTGGCTGCCTACTACAGCGCAGCGCGGGCGGAGGGGCGTGTCCTGGTCGACGTCACACTGCGCAAGTACGTGCGCAAGATCAAGGGCGGCAAGCCGGGTATGGTCACCTATCGCCATGAAACTGCCCG
- a CDS encoding alpha-glucosidase/alpha-galactosidase: protein MPKITFIGAGSTVFAKNLMGDILSFPELAGSTITLHDIDPDRLHTSEIVGHKVVEALKVPATIEATTDRRRALDGADYVISMFQVAGYKPGTVIDFEVPKKYGLRQTIADTLGVGGIMRGLRTIPVFLEMCRDMEELCPDVIHLNYVNPMAILCWALNRATRVKTVGLCHSVQGTAGQLARDIGVPIKEINYLCAGINHMAFYLRFERRLPDGRVENLYPRIRQVIEEGRVPAWNRVRYEMFKRLGYFVTESSEHFSEYTPWFIKRDRPDLIEKFNIPLDEYIARCEAQIAGWEGLRAALEDRNEPLHVERSHEYGSYIIHSIETGQPSVIYGNVMNEGLIDNLPRECCVEVPCLVDKNGIQPTRVGRLPAHLAALIQTNINVQALTVEAALTGKREHIYHAAMLDPHTAAELDLEQIWNLVDDLIEAHGDWLPAYH from the coding sequence ATGCCAAAGATCACCTTCATTGGCGCTGGCAGCACGGTCTTTGCCAAAAATCTGATGGGCGATATCCTGAGCTTTCCGGAACTGGCCGGGTCGACCATCACCCTGCATGACATTGACCCTGACCGCCTGCACACGTCTGAGATTGTCGGGCATAAAGTGGTGGAGGCGCTCAAGGTCCCCGCGACCATTGAAGCTACCACCGATCGCCGGCGTGCGCTGGACGGCGCCGATTACGTCATCAGCATGTTCCAGGTCGCCGGTTACAAGCCCGGCACGGTGATTGACTTTGAAGTGCCCAAGAAATACGGGCTGCGCCAGACCATCGCCGACACGCTGGGCGTTGGCGGGATCATGCGCGGCCTGCGCACCATCCCAGTCTTCCTGGAAATGTGCCGGGACATGGAGGAACTATGCCCGGATGTTATCCACTTGAACTATGTCAACCCGATGGCGATCCTGTGCTGGGCGCTCAACCGCGCCACGCGGGTCAAAACGGTCGGGCTGTGCCATAGCGTCCAGGGAACCGCCGGGCAGCTCGCCCGCGACATCGGCGTGCCGATCAAAGAGATCAACTACCTCTGCGCGGGCATCAACCACATGGCGTTCTACCTGCGTTTTGAGCGCCGCCTGCCGGACGGAAGGGTTGAAAACCTCTACCCGCGCATCCGCCAGGTTATCGAGGAAGGCCGTGTTCCGGCCTGGAACCGGGTGCGTTACGAGATGTTTAAGCGGCTGGGCTACTTTGTCACCGAGTCCAGCGAGCACTTCAGTGAGTACACGCCCTGGTTCATCAAGCGCGACCGTCCCGACCTGATCGAGAAGTTCAATATCCCGCTGGACGAATACATCGCCCGCTGCGAGGCGCAGATCGCCGGCTGGGAGGGGTTACGCGCCGCGCTGGAAGATCGGAATGAACCATTGCACGTCGAACGGTCGCATGAGTATGGCTCCTATATTATCCACAGCATCGAAACCGGTCAGCCAAGCGTCATCTATGGCAACGTCATGAATGAGGGCCTGATCGACAATCTGCCGCGTGAGTGCTGTGTAGAAGTACCCTGCCTGGTCGACAAGAATGGCATACAGCCCACCCGGGTCGGACGCCTGCCCGCTCACCTGGCCGCCCTCATCCAGACCAACATCAATGTGCAGGCGCTGACCGTCGAGGCGGCCCTGACCGGCAAGCGCGAGCATATCTATCACGCGGCCATGCTTGATCCACATACCGCCGCCGAGCTTGATCTGGAGCAAATCTGGAACCTGGTCGATGACCTCATTGAGGCTCATGGCGACTGGCTACCGGCGTATCACTAG